The genome window aattcatatttaattaatcatttcaatttaatttcttattaatgaTTATTAATATGTATGACCCattatattcttaataaattgatctaaatataaatcataatcttaattaaaacataattaaacaaattaaataatttaacttattatcaattcaataaattgattgatttatctTTGAAGATTAAGTGTAACATCTAGAAACATGTTgtgatttttcaaatattaaaaaagtcataTATGATTTGACTTATAGTTTCTTAATATAACTATTATCCCTAATTTGAAATGTTCAAATTTAGATATTTGAGCATAAAGTGCGAATTctatgtcaaatcatatttattctCAATATAATagtctttgaataagatttaaaactcttttcaaaactcatttcaccttgcctaaaaattatataatcaatactatttgaaaacatatgaaacatttttcttaaattacCTAGGATGATTTATCCTATATTGATAagtcaaataccttcatatagtttatgttttaCCCAATTCTGTCCATTTGTTACCTTCAATGAACGTCATGTGTAGTCAGGATCAAAACATAGTATTTCCTATAACTTGATGATATCAAATCTAAGGATCACTTTACAAATGCTATATGAGTCTTTCCATATATGTAAgaatatttctatataaaatccTTATATAGGTCAATATAAtgtatttatcatttaacaaacgtctatatattaatttcaggTATCCCTTATGTGTTAACTTATAAGAACAATTGctttatttcatatataaaaaaacataatatatattggtTTTAACAAATATGATTAATATCCAGTCTTAATAGAGAATTGACGAAGAATATTTAGAAACAAAGTTTTGATGCTATATGATTCCTTATAATTATAaacactttataattttctttgcaaagtatttttatctCATGGATTCTAACTTTACTCTAGACttattaattaagcttgaatgaatattaaagataaataatacatttataaaattattaataaaatatatctattacATGAATAAAGTCATTGTCATATATAACCACTTAATTGGCTACAGAACATATACACTAACAATCTCTCATTTTCACTAACGTTAATCGCTCATGTATTTAAtatcatattgttttatatgaaagtCATGCTTGTACTAGACAATGCTTTATTAAAAGAAcctataagatttttttagtgAGTACTTGCTTAcatcttttctttaataaaatgaaatcacCTAAGTACATATTTTAATCGTTGATAAGACCTTAGTTCATTTGCTTGTGTAATGGATCTATTTTTATCACAATATAGGGTTACTAAATCAATAGTGCTATAAACCACATTTAGTTTAATGATGAGCTTCTTGATTCAAATAGTCTCTTTTAACCCCTTAGACATAGAGATATACTCAAATTTAGTTGTGGAATCTACTTGGAACTCTTCCAACTCACTACAACAccatttcaagtaaaaatatattcatgttgagattttctatcatcaataattaattaaaaattaacatccGAATAACTAGAAACTATCAGTTCATCTCCTTCGTAGaccataaaaacatttttaattattcttatgtATTTAAGACtgtttttagctatttttcaGTGATCCTTACCTGGACTAGGTTAGTATCTACTCATTATACTCAAAGCATAATATACATATGATTTTGTACATAACATTGCATATATGATGGATCTTATAGCTGAAGCTTGTGAAATCATTTCCATCATATCTttctcaaattgtagcatgtcCTTGGATAGATGAATTTCATGTGAAATACGTAAATATAATCTCTTGAATTCTTCTATGATAAACCATTTTATCATCTTGTTCATATAAGTGGATTGTGACAATTCAAACAACCTTTTAGATCaatctctatatatttttatttctagtatATAGGATGCTCCCTTTTTATCTTTCATGAGgaaaaaattcttgaacaacCAAATATTTACTGACTAGAGTAAATAAACGACATTTCTTATCAAtaatatgttatatatatacaacacaaaaaaaaaaatcaatttccacTAACCTTATTATAAGTACAAagtttatctatatatttttttatatataaaatcaaattgtttaattatttcatagaaaaatatatccCAACTCGAAGCAAAATGACAAAAACCTATAGCAAAATggaaaaatccataaaaaaaaaaaaaaaaaggtttgtacGAGGATAAACCGATAAAATATTAGGAGTAAAGGGACAAAATTTGACATTAACCCGATTGGAAAATGCGAAGACCGCAAGTAGACGCAACGTGAGAGAATCCCAACCCGCCTAGCTTATGTAAAGTAAGGCCACATTGGCAAGGGAAGGAGGTGAGGTTCTTTTTGTTCTTCGTTCGGTTTTGCTGTTGGAGAGAGACAGAGGGAGGGCAAGCAAAGCAATTTAGAGAGAAGAACAAATACAAACCCCGGTCCTTTTGCAAACTTTGTACTGGGTAGTGACAAAGAATGGGAGGTGAAAGGAAGAGGATATTGGTGGGTCTTATGGTGGCAATGATTTTGGGAATTGCAGTATACTTCAGGCTTTGGACAATTGACTATGCTATCTCCTCTGATGACACTGAGTTGATaaggtttctttcttttgttttaataaccAAAATGCATGCTTTTGTTGTCGGTAGGTAtggtttttgaaagaaaattagcGGGTCTTCTTCCATTTCGTAATGTATACAGTGTTTTTGAGAATCCAATGATGTTACCTTacacaaattgtttttcattcgCAAATAGCTTTCCGTTGGGTTTACAAATTTCAATCCCATTAACGTGATTATGCTATAATTAGAGATTCAGTTAAGTAGATCCATTGTATGATTATGTTATGTTGAGATAAATAATCCTGTTACTAATTATGCTTGTGATTCCACATTGCATTGCATACCCTATTTTATATACAACCTGAGTTAAATAATGACGCAATTGAGATTCGATCTGAACTCAGTCCATATAATGAAAGAGCATCAGGTTCACCAGCCTATAAGCTATATATTACAATGTTTGCTTCTTTTCTAGTGCAGGTTAAACCTAATTTTGTTCAAATCAAAGCCGACATTGATTCTGAAAGCAAGCTGAATAAATTTCTGTATTTGTTTCCCCAGTGGAACAATCAAATGTCTTCGATATTACATCCGTTATATAATGTTGATTGGAGTAATTCTTATGCTTGGCACTTTCCATTTAGCGAAAGCACTTGTTTTACTATCATCCAACTTTTTAACCCCATGGTGTTTCTACACATTGGAAATTTGTAGAAGACAGTTTGATCTTGCCAATAGGGAAGCATTGGATGAATCTGCAGAGTGGAGGATGAAATATGATGAAGAGGTAGAGAGATCTGCCAAGTGTGATAAGCAATTGATAGAGGTGTGCATACATCTCTTTTTCTTAATCTGTTTGTTATTCTTGGTGGTATTGCACACTTCAAGTCTTCAACTCTACTTTGTTGGGAATGCCAGTTTTGCTGCTACAAGggatatgtatttttatattctgCCCTACTCAAATAATCCAAGTCTTTCAGTCCTTTTGCACTGATGCTTACCATTTTGCTGCCTTCAACCAtgggaaggggaaaaaaaacttccAATTTTAATAAATCTTGTAAATGCATTTTGGCACTGCTAAAATGTTAACGATGTTTTCTGATTCTTGAATCTGCTTTCTGCTTGATAGTTGGACTCCTTTTGGTTCAACAACTTTAACTAGACTCATCTTAATCATTCTCACCTTGAATTTAGTCAATTCTTAAGTTTTGAACTGTACCTTCCATTAGATTTTCTGATGTTAAAAGGTCTTATGTTTTGAGTTGGCAAGAACATGTATGTCTTTTAATTGCTAATTTTGCAATGCCATGATTTTTCAATTGGAAATCAAGTCGATAAGATTATATATGAAGACTGAGGAGGCCAATTGATTTGAACAGAAGTGATATATGGAAGATCTAATATACACACAgcacatttttatatatatataatatgagcTAATATGCAAACAGCATTTAAAAATTTGTGCTCTTGGATGAGCTTTTGTGTAACAGCTGTACATCTGGGTTTGAATGCTATCTTTGAACATTTCTGCACATGAAATGGACAATGCATTTTTCTAACTAGATGATTTAGCCAGTCTAATTATGTAATTACTCCTGTACTTTCTACAAATGTTGGAGTATATCTTAAGAATAACTCTGAGGAAAATATCCTCATTAGAATTTGATTATCTTTGAATGTTATCTATATTTCTGCTGGCAAATGCCTGGTTTCAACATTGCTATGTATGTGGTGTGCATGTCATTAAGAGGAAATGTCCTTTGTAAACCATTGTGTGGATAGGCACCCCAATTGTCAGCTCATAGAATTGTCAATACTAAGGAATTGACTTGCTCAATGACTACTTATTTACTTTTACTTAATGGCTAAGTAGTGACAGAATCTCCCTAGTATCACTAGTCTTTGAACATTTGTCATTTCTACTTTTTGTATCAAAACTCGAGGATCTTATAAATCTTCAGTTTAAACTATCCTTGTTCCAACTTCCAacttcattctttctttcttctagcCTTTGTTTGCAAGTATATTGCTGTTTTCTCTCCATACTATGCCAAAgttgttttcaaatattttcacaATAAGATCCCCCCTCCCTGATTTCCCATATTAGTGGAATAAATTCTTATCCATTACCCTAtactcattattatcattatcgaCGGTGATTGTCAGTGGTGATCTGCAACTACCAATTGACAACTGTTGGTTTCATGACCACTGCCAGTCACTGTCAACAACCATTAATTAGTTGGCAATGAGCTCTGCTGGTCATAATTGACTACCACTAGTCGGGGGATAGCTATTGGTACTGCTGATTgcttttttagaaataaatgtGGAAAGCGTGTTAACAGGCATGTTGCCATTTCttgaaaattggaaaaaataatggagTTTAAACAGTAACAGAACAAACTGGAAGTGATAATTCAAACGGGATCATgattattttgtcaatttttctcTTGAAGTATATAAGATCTAAAATCTCAGCCTGTTGCATCTTAAATGTTTCTTGCATCTTGGGGCACAGATAAAGCAGAAAGTGGAGGATGCTGCAAGTATTAACCAACAATTGGTAATGCTACAGAAGGTGACTCTCAAACATCAAACATCTTGCTGCTTAGTGTCTTATATTTTCGATTGTTTCTTCtgatattcatatttttctggttgaaatattattttatacgtTTTCTGGAATTTCTCTTTCAATAATAAAGGAACTCCAGAAGTAAAAGTAGCTTGGTCGTGGTTTTTGCCTGACATAGTTTTGCTTGAATATAAAATGTAATGTAACTAAAAAGCCACCATGTTCTGAATTTTTATTCTGTTTCTGGATTAGTGACCCTAATGATTAAGGAAGACCTTgaaattcaattgttttttgctATCAGTTGGAGTTCATTTGGAGtttgtatttgtgttttttctgaCACTTTCTCACATTACCAGGAAAACATGGCCCTGGTTGGAAGGATGGAAGTCTTAAAAAGAGAGCTGGAGGCTACAAAGTTAAAGTGTCGCTCAAAAATAGACAGGTGACTTGACCTGAATCCCGACTTGCCATCATATGTAAAGTAAGTGCCTCTAATTTGTTTAAAGAAGAACTCAAATCCTGTGAGACTGCAGTTTCTGACGAGTCCAACAAAGGGAAAAGGATATTTTGAATGCGTTTCAGTGTTTCTACCCATAACCATGTACATTGCATACAAGATATCCGCTTTGTAGTTAAGAGAATGTTGAAGGAATTGTGCTAGTCAgaatatatttcatgtttttctccTGGCCCATTTTATAGACTTCACGAAGGGAAACAGGGATTTATTAGCTTTTGCTGCTCCATTCTCAATAATGTAAATTTACTCGTGGAAGAAATCCACATCTGTAGATTTTCTTGGGTCCAGAGGGAGCTTTTTTTTCCTAGGAAGAATTGGTCTTGCATGTTACAAGTGCTTCATATTGGAATATTCTTGTTCTCCTTGTGTTCAACCATTGGCAATTTGGCTTTGTTAGAAGTCATGAAGGCATAAGATGAATTTCTTGATGGACTGTCCTGGCCATAGAGTGATGAGAGAGACTGAGACAATGGCTGCTTTGTGTTTAGGTTGTAATAAGGTCGAGTTGATAGCATCATGGCTAACAAAACATGGTCTGTTTACATCTGATCGACTTCAAGCTGAACTTGATGTTAATGCTGAGCTGggaaacgaaaagaaaagaaaagaaaattttaaagggTAGAAATTTTAGCATGGTCAGCTATTTTTCTGGAAAATGCTCGAACTtcgctaaatattattttaacaataacTTCAGttttcaacataattttcaattaaatacatTACATCTTAACACTCtctaatctctaaaaaaaaattaaattgaatccgAAAGCCTTCCCaaggcctttattttttttatattaagattgatttttttaaggtcaCAATattgtctttcaatttttctctcttctcgcCCTTTTCCGGCAACATATTGCCACCCTCTCAACATCAACAGATTGAATTGTGAATAAAAAGTTAAAGTTTAGGATCAAAAAGTAAAATCTCTAAAGCAATGGGGACCAATtatgctaaaattaaaattttagggaccaaattaaagttttatgtgctttttttaacaatgaaaatgaaaaacaaaaaaaaaaagctttatttttaaatttttaaaaaaaaccatccagTTTTTAAGtactaaaaactaaaatcaaaagtCAATTGCAATTTCTAGCCTCTTTAATACCATGTGaaggtttttatttaatctataataaagacaaa of Populus trichocarpa isolate Nisqually-1 chromosome 16, P.trichocarpa_v4.1, whole genome shotgun sequence contains these proteins:
- the LOC7486480 gene encoding uncharacterized protein LOC7486480, producing MGGERKRILVGLMVAMILGIAVYFRLWTIDYAISSDDTELIRRQFDLANREALDESAEWRMKYDEEVERSAKCDKQLIEIKQKVEDAASINQQLVMLQKENMALVGRMEVLKRELEATKLKCRSKIDR